One Rhizobium sp. NXC14 DNA window includes the following coding sequences:
- a CDS encoding isochorismatase family cysteine hydrolase translates to MDSDQGSAIALQIAGPRPKLHNWLIEQREYERQEQRRGRRHAYESVEPRRTALVVIDMVPFFVEESGYCRGILPNIIRLADALRSAGGTVAWVVPGSDQPHPDLTREFFGEEVAEVFRTSGGAGPISERVWAGLSPQAQDLYFEKSAYSAFFPGSSDLPAVLGARGIDTVFITGTLTNICCESSARDAYASGFRVIFIADGTAARRDQDHNAALHNIYRSFGDVRPTDDAIALMSA, encoded by the coding sequence ATGGATTCTGATCAGGGCAGCGCAATAGCACTCCAAATAGCGGGTCCACGCCCAAAGCTTCACAATTGGCTGATTGAGCAGCGTGAGTATGAGCGGCAGGAGCAGAGGCGCGGACGACGCCATGCGTATGAATCTGTCGAACCACGTCGAACGGCTCTGGTCGTGATCGACATGGTCCCGTTTTTCGTCGAGGAAAGCGGCTATTGCAGAGGGATACTGCCCAACATTATTCGCCTCGCAGACGCTCTTCGTAGCGCTGGTGGCACGGTGGCGTGGGTTGTTCCCGGCTCCGATCAACCTCATCCAGACCTGACACGGGAGTTCTTTGGCGAAGAAGTAGCGGAAGTATTTCGGACGTCAGGCGGGGCTGGTCCGATATCGGAGAGAGTGTGGGCCGGGCTATCTCCGCAGGCACAAGACCTGTATTTCGAGAAGTCCGCCTATAGCGCGTTTTTCCCCGGCTCTTCAGACTTGCCCGCTGTACTTGGCGCTCGCGGAATCGATACGGTCTTCATCACCGGAACGTTGACGAACATCTGCTGTGAGTCCTCGGCCCGAGACGCCTATGCCAGCGGCTTCCGGGTAATCTTCATAGCCGACGGGACGGCTGCCAGGCGGGATCAGGACCACAACGCAGCACTCCACAACATCTATCGGAGCTTTGGCGATGTGCGGCCGACAGACGATGCCATCGCCCTGATGTCCGCCTAA
- a CDS encoding alpha/beta hydrolase gives MNPELLLLHALPLDGSMWAAQLDLLPGATYAPTLYGFGDRVEDWAAEALKLPTGNKVIAVGCSVGGSCALEVAALAPERVAALVLIGTKAARRLDSGLHVTYATRLQEMGLSAAWHEWWKPAFARTTSAAIIAEAESIVMRQPLDDVLRGVEAFHTRRSRGDTLSTFSGPVHVVTGADDVLPGLATISKQAGIAQNGCLHVVPDCGHYVPMERPEALNSIIRQLINQIAL, from the coding sequence ATGAATCCCGAACTCCTGCTGCTCCATGCACTGCCTTTGGATGGATCGATGTGGGCAGCCCAGCTCGACCTCCTGCCAGGTGCAACGTATGCGCCAACGCTTTATGGTTTCGGTGATCGCGTCGAAGACTGGGCAGCCGAAGCCCTAAAGCTTCCGACCGGTAATAAAGTCATTGCCGTCGGCTGCTCGGTTGGTGGCTCATGCGCCTTGGAGGTTGCTGCACTCGCGCCGGAACGGGTTGCGGCGTTGGTTCTGATAGGGACAAAGGCGGCGCGGCGACTGGATTCCGGGCTTCACGTAACCTACGCCACTAGACTTCAGGAGATGGGGCTATCGGCTGCATGGCACGAATGGTGGAAGCCTGCGTTTGCGAGGACCACGTCTGCAGCGATCATCGCTGAGGCGGAGAGTATCGTTATGCGTCAGCCCCTTGATGATGTACTACGAGGCGTCGAGGCATTCCACACCCGCAGAAGTCGCGGCGATACCCTTTCGACATTCTCAGGCCCAGTGCACGTAGTCACAGGCGCAGACGACGTCTTACCCGGACTGGCGACCATTTCCAAGCAAGCCGGGATAGCCCAAAACGGTTGCCTGCATGTTGTCCCCGACTGTGGGCATTACGTGCCGATGGAACGACCGGAGGCGCTAAACTCGATAATCCGCCAATTGATAAATCAGATAGCGCTGTGA